A section of the Mesorhizobium loti genome encodes:
- the doeB gene encoding N(2)-acetyl-L-2,4-diaminobutanoate deacetylase DoeB: MSSLRPSPIAPTVDFDRDGVQHGFLRLPYSRDDSAWGSVMIPICVIRNGKGPAALLSGGNHGDEYEGPLALYDLARTLDPAQVSGTVIIVPAMNYPAFRAGTRTSPIDKGNMNRSFPGRPDGTVTEKIADYFQRELLPRADIVFDFHSGGKTLDFVPFCAAHTLLDKALEQKAFDAVAAFSAPFSMRMIEIDSVGMYDTAAEEMGKVFVSTELGGGGTSRAQTVRIARRGILNVLRHAGIVAGAVEKGRTQWLDMPSGDCFSFAEDDGMIETMVDLGESVQEGSVLARIHSVGRTGVAPQEIWAKMSGMLAARHFPGLVKAGDCVAVVAVRVD; encoded by the coding sequence CTGTCCAGCCTCCGCCCGTCGCCGATCGCACCGACCGTCGATTTCGACCGCGACGGTGTCCAGCATGGTTTCCTGCGCCTGCCCTACAGCCGAGACGACTCTGCCTGGGGTTCGGTGATGATCCCGATCTGCGTCATCCGCAACGGCAAGGGACCGGCGGCGTTGCTTTCCGGCGGCAACCATGGCGACGAGTATGAAGGGCCGCTGGCGCTCTACGATCTCGCCCGTACGCTCGATCCCGCGCAAGTCAGTGGCACGGTGATCATCGTGCCGGCGATGAACTACCCGGCTTTCAGAGCCGGCACCCGGACATCACCGATCGACAAGGGCAACATGAACCGCAGCTTTCCCGGCCGGCCGGATGGTACGGTGACCGAGAAGATCGCCGACTATTTCCAGCGCGAATTGCTGCCCCGCGCCGACATCGTGTTCGATTTTCACTCTGGTGGAAAGACGCTGGACTTCGTCCCGTTCTGCGCCGCGCACACTTTGCTCGACAAGGCGCTCGAGCAGAAAGCCTTCGATGCGGTGGCGGCATTCTCTGCCCCGTTCTCGATGCGCATGATCGAGATCGATTCCGTCGGCATGTACGACACGGCGGCGGAGGAAATGGGCAAGGTCTTCGTCAGCACCGAGCTTGGCGGCGGCGGCACCTCACGCGCGCAAACAGTGCGTATCGCGCGGCGCGGCATTCTCAATGTGCTGCGCCATGCCGGCATTGTTGCTGGTGCGGTCGAGAAGGGCAGAACTCAGTGGCTGGACATGCCGTCCGGCGATTGCTTCTCCTTCGCCGAGGACGACGGCATGATCGAGACCATGGTCGATCTCGGCGAGTCCGTCCAGGAAGGCTCGGTGCTGGCGCGCATCCATTCCGTTGGCCGCACCGGCGTCGCCCCGCAGGAAATCTGGGCAAAAATGTCGGGCATGCTGGCGGCGCGGCATTTTCCAGGCCTGGTCAAGGCCGGCGACTGCGTGGCGGTGGTTGCCGTGCGGGTCGATTGA
- the eutB gene encoding hydroxyectoine utilization dehydratase EutB: protein MATVTLSDIHAARERIHNKVERTPTVTSPSLSQRFGVPVYLKLEHRQTTGSFKLRGASNAVASLSAEEKTRGVVAASTGNHGRALAHAAKLEGMRAVICMSRLVPRNKLDEIRRLGAEVRIVGNSQDDAQQEVERLVAREGLVMLPPFDHPAIIAGQGTLGLEMIEQVPDAGLVLVQLSGGGLASGVAAAVKGVSPGTKIIGVSMARGAAMKASLDAGRPVLVEELPTLADSLGGGIGLDNRLTFTMCRDLLDDVILLSEDEIAAGIRHAYAREREIVEGAGAVGIAALLAGKVKTKGPVVVLLSGRNIDMNAHRKIICGEAIAERAA, encoded by the coding sequence ATGGCGACAGTGACCCTCAGCGATATCCATGCCGCGCGCGAGCGAATTCACAACAAGGTCGAGCGGACGCCAACCGTGACGTCCCCAAGCCTTTCGCAACGCTTTGGCGTGCCGGTTTACCTCAAGCTCGAGCACCGCCAGACCACCGGCAGCTTCAAGCTGCGCGGCGCCTCGAATGCCGTCGCGTCGCTCAGCGCGGAGGAGAAGACGCGGGGCGTCGTTGCCGCCTCGACCGGCAATCACGGCCGGGCACTGGCGCATGCGGCGAAACTCGAAGGCATGCGCGCCGTGATCTGCATGTCGCGTCTGGTGCCCCGGAACAAGCTCGACGAAATCCGCCGGCTCGGCGCCGAGGTCCGCATCGTCGGCAACAGCCAGGACGACGCGCAGCAGGAGGTCGAGCGGCTGGTGGCGCGGGAGGGACTGGTGATGCTGCCGCCCTTCGATCATCCCGCCATCATCGCCGGGCAAGGCACGCTCGGGCTGGAGATGATCGAGCAGGTTCCTGATGCCGGTCTCGTACTGGTGCAACTTTCCGGCGGCGGATTGGCTTCCGGTGTAGCTGCCGCCGTCAAGGGTGTCAGCCCCGGAACAAAAATCATCGGCGTGTCGATGGCGCGGGGTGCCGCGATGAAAGCGAGCCTTGATGCCGGCCGGCCTGTGCTGGTGGAGGAATTGCCGACGTTGGCGGATTCGCTCGGCGGCGGCATCGGCCTCGACAACAGGCTGACTTTCACCATGTGCCGCGACCTGCTCGACGACGTCATCCTGCTCAGCGAGGACGAGATCGCCGCCGGCATACGCCACGCCTATGCGCGGGAGCGCGAGATCGTCGAGGGCGCCGGCGCCGTCGGCATCGCCGCGCTGCTCGCCGGCAAGGTCAAGACGAAGGGGCCGGTGGTGGTGCTGCTCTCCGGCCGCAACATCGACATGAACGCGCACCGCAAGATCATCTGCGGTGAGGCGATCGCGGAGCGTGCCGCATGA
- the doeA gene encoding ectoine hydrolase DoeA (DoeA (degradation of ectoine A) is also called EutD (ectoine utilization D).), which yields MQPNLKFSRGEFADRLAKTRKAMEVKGVDLLVISDPSNMAWLTGYDGWSFYVHQAVIVPPSGEPVWYGRGQDANGAKRTAYLAHDNIIGYADHYVQSTERHPMDFLSSVVIDRGWGKLTIGVEMDNYWFSAAAFASLQKHLPNARFVDATALVNWQRAVKSPTEIDYMRKAARIVEAMHQRIVDKIEVGMRKCDLVAEIYDAGTRGVGGIGGDYPAIVPLLPSGVDASAPHLTWDDQPMKRGEGTFFEIAGCYNRYHCPLSRTVFLGKPTQEFLDAENATLEGMEAGLAAARPGNVCEDIANAFFAVLKKYGIVKDNRTGYSIGLSYPPDWGERTMSLRPGDRTELKPGMTFHFMTGLWLETMGLEITESILITETGVECLANVPRKLVVKN from the coding sequence ATGCAACCAAACCTGAAATTCTCGCGCGGCGAATTTGCCGATCGCCTCGCGAAAACGCGGAAAGCCATGGAGGTCAAGGGCGTCGATCTCCTTGTTATCAGCGACCCCTCCAACATGGCCTGGCTGACCGGCTATGACGGCTGGTCGTTCTATGTACACCAGGCGGTCATCGTGCCGCCTTCGGGCGAGCCGGTGTGGTATGGCCGAGGCCAGGACGCCAATGGCGCCAAACGCACCGCCTATCTCGCGCATGACAACATCATCGGCTACGCCGATCACTACGTGCAGTCGACGGAGCGCCACCCGATGGACTTCCTGTCAAGCGTGGTGATCGATCGCGGTTGGGGCAAGCTCACCATCGGCGTCGAGATGGACAATTACTGGTTCTCGGCCGCTGCGTTCGCGTCGCTGCAGAAGCATCTGCCCAATGCCCGCTTCGTCGATGCCACCGCCCTGGTCAACTGGCAGCGCGCGGTGAAGAGCCCGACCGAGATCGACTATATGCGCAAGGCCGCCCGCATCGTCGAAGCCATGCATCAGCGCATTGTCGACAAGATTGAAGTCGGCATGCGCAAATGCGATCTCGTCGCCGAGATCTACGACGCCGGCACGCGGGGCGTTGGCGGTATCGGTGGCGACTATCCAGCGATCGTCCCGCTGCTGCCGTCGGGCGTGGACGCTTCGGCGCCGCACCTGACCTGGGACGACCAGCCGATGAAGCGGGGCGAGGGTACCTTCTTCGAGATCGCCGGCTGCTACAACCGCTACCATTGCCCGCTGTCGCGCACCGTGTTCCTCGGCAAGCCGACACAGGAATTTCTCGATGCCGAGAACGCGACGCTGGAAGGCATGGAGGCGGGCCTGGCGGCCGCAAGGCCCGGCAACGTCTGTGAAGACATTGCCAACGCCTTCTTCGCCGTCCTGAAGAAATACGGCATCGTCAAGGACAACCGCACCGGCTACTCGATCGGCCTGTCCTATCCGCCGGATTGGGGCGAGCGCACAATGAGCCTGCGCCCCGGCGACCGCACCGAACTCAAGCCCGGCATGACCTTCCACTTCATGACCGGCTTGTGGCTGGAGACGATGGGTCTGGAAATCACCGAATCCATCTTGATCACCGAAACCGGTGTAGAGTGCCTGGCCAATGTGCCGCGCAAACTGGTGGTGAAGAATTGA
- a CDS encoding cyclodeaminase produces the protein MSRMTILTERELRKIVTLDLDAVACVENAFRALATLPVAMPPILRLDIPEHRGEVDVKSAYVPGIDGFAVKIGSGFFDNPKLGLPSGGGMMVLLSAKTGVVEALLLDNGYLTDVRTAAAGAVAAKHLSREDSTVAAIFGAGLQAGLQLEALRLVRPIKEARIWARDAAKAEAAAARLHERLGIVVRAEPDAASAVAGADIIVTTTPSTEPLIKPGFVSAGQHITAMGSDAEHKNEIAPAILRMADLYVADSARQTRRLGELHHAIAAGVMPADAEVIELGQVIAGVKHGRRSASDITIADLTGTGVQDTAIATLARDRARATNSGTIFES, from the coding sequence ATGAGCCGGATGACGATCCTCACCGAGAGAGAGCTGCGCAAGATCGTGACGCTCGATCTCGATGCCGTTGCCTGCGTCGAGAACGCTTTCCGCGCACTTGCCACTCTACCGGTGGCGATGCCGCCAATCTTGCGGCTCGACATCCCCGAGCATCGCGGCGAAGTCGACGTGAAGTCCGCTTACGTACCCGGTATCGACGGCTTTGCCGTCAAGATCGGCTCCGGCTTCTTCGACAATCCAAAACTCGGCCTGCCGAGCGGCGGCGGCATGATGGTGCTGCTTTCGGCAAAGACCGGTGTGGTCGAGGCGCTGCTGCTCGACAACGGCTACCTGACCGATGTCCGCACCGCCGCCGCCGGTGCGGTCGCGGCCAAACATCTGTCGCGCGAGGACTCCACCGTGGCGGCGATCTTCGGCGCCGGTTTGCAGGCAGGTCTGCAATTGGAAGCATTGCGCCTTGTCAGGCCGATCAAGGAGGCCCGCATCTGGGCGCGCGACGCCGCCAAGGCCGAAGCCGCCGCTGCCCGCTTGCACGAAAGACTGGGCATTGTCGTGCGCGCCGAGCCCGACGCGGCAAGCGCCGTCGCCGGCGCCGACATCATCGTTACCACCACGCCGTCGACCGAGCCGCTGATCAAGCCCGGCTTCGTGTCCGCCGGCCAGCACATCACCGCCATGGGTTCGGATGCCGAGCACAAGAACGAGATCGCGCCGGCGATCCTGCGCATGGCCGATCTCTATGTCGCTGATAGCGCCCGCCAGACACGGCGGCTGGGCGAACTCCACCATGCGATCGCGGCGGGAGTGATGCCGGCTGATGCTGAAGTCATTGAACTCGGCCAGGTCATCGCCGGCGTCAAACATGGCCGGCGCTCGGCCAGCGACATCACCATCGCCGACCTGACCGGCACTGGCGTGCAGGACACCGCGATCGCCACGCTCGCCCGCGACCGCGCGCGGGCGACCAACTCCGGAACCATTTTTGAAAGCTGA
- a CDS encoding GntR family transcriptional regulator codes for MRGFSEGLIERPQTVAEQVANVLREAIASGTLKAGTALRQDDLAEQFGFSRMPIRDALRQLEAEGIVSIHPTKGAHVARMDGAEISEIYAVRELLECEALRLSVPALSDSKLDEAEQALDQIDAERNVGRWGALNRTFHLSLYNACGNQRLLGLIEAHHNAADRYVRILLSNLDYRTRSQSEHRDLLAACRRHDGKVAVSILRRHLREGSETLVKAIEGGGLSRKIRASAGSTEG; via the coding sequence TTGCGCGGATTTTCCGAAGGCCTGATTGAGAGGCCGCAGACCGTGGCGGAACAGGTTGCCAATGTCCTGCGCGAGGCCATAGCCAGCGGGACGCTGAAGGCGGGAACCGCGCTGCGCCAGGACGACTTGGCCGAGCAGTTCGGCTTCAGCCGCATGCCGATTCGAGACGCCCTTCGCCAATTGGAGGCGGAGGGTATTGTTTCCATTCACCCGACCAAGGGCGCGCATGTCGCCCGGATGGACGGCGCCGAAATAAGCGAGATCTACGCCGTGCGCGAATTGCTGGAGTGCGAAGCGCTGCGGCTGTCCGTGCCGGCTTTGTCGGACAGCAAGCTCGATGAGGCCGAACAGGCGCTCGACCAGATCGATGCGGAGCGCAATGTCGGCCGCTGGGGCGCGTTGAACCGCACCTTTCATCTGTCGCTCTACAATGCCTGCGGCAACCAGCGCCTGCTTGGCCTGATCGAGGCGCATCACAACGCCGCCGATCGCTATGTCCGCATCCTCTTGTCGAACCTCGACTATCGTACGCGCTCGCAGAGCGAGCATCGCGACCTGTTGGCCGCCTGCCGCCGGCATGACGGCAAGGTGGCCGTAAGCATTCTGCGGCGACATCTGCGCGAAGGAAGCGAGACACTCGTCAAAGCGATAGAGGGCGGCGGTCTGTCGCGAAAAATACGAGCCTCGGCAGGCAGTACCGAGGGCTGA